The following coding sequences lie in one Mercenaria mercenaria strain notata chromosome 5, MADL_Memer_1, whole genome shotgun sequence genomic window:
- the LOC123557135 gene encoding uncharacterized protein LOC123557135 — protein sequence MDDQISGKLEMLFAHLTINNVRDIKPLLFDAIDEYQSIRSNLTYDQKQKVNFIKTLLYHAEREEWNQARDQLNGAQRAYQEYMSNKTKITGYSQRLGYAQIHGRRGQASENGQLALPWKEVTSDKYMFKNEGAFSEEKAEKDSSKIRALKEEIVSHKTTSPGSSRQSKTVTRTPDEDEQGPERKTTFLNRPAIELHSRGYPGSYANQMHNRPRTLKDALEVVNERKDVNVKEAADTDGFDPNRPSRIADAYQSLYANEWKLALSAIKRAAVIEETAIECLLYILTEAYKECIDEAEAQILQFEHAALNIVTDGKYTKYDKDIFGRTGNVKHMLQYRKEVSDLSVKRLQDSFLTKTLPVIHRRYGVKKDDYIDSYSRQCIVVTWRMVIQDPPLHIDIVEPDKNIDFNHSLYRPFSKSGDNIRFLVWPVLRIYKKGPVLCQGVAQG from the exons ATGGATGATCAAATATCTGGAAAACTAGAAATGCTTTTCGCTCATCTTACTATTAATAATGTAAGAGATATAAAACCTTTATTATTTGATGCCATTGATGAATACCAAAGCATAAGGTCTAATTTAACGTATGACCAGAAGCAGAAAGTGAATTTTATAAAAACACTACTGTACCATGCTGAGAGAGAAGAATGGAACCAGGCTAGGGACCAGCTGAATGGAGCACAGAGAGCATATCAGGAATACATgagtaataaaacaaaaataactggATACAGTCAG AGACTGGGTTATGCACAAATCCATGGTAGAAGAGGACAAGCCAGTGAAAATGGTCAACTAGCCTTGCCATGGAAAGAAGTTACTTCGGACAAGTACATGTTTAAAAATGAAGGCGCCTTTTCTGAAGAAAAAGCGGAGAAAGATTCTTCAAAGATACGAGCCTTGAAAGAGGAAATCGTGTCACATAAAACAACATCGCCAGGGTCAAGTAGACAATCCAAGACTGTTACCCGCACACCGGATGAAGATGAACAGGGGCCGGAGAGAAAGACAACGTTTCTCAATAGACCAGCGATTGAACTTCATTCTAGAGGTTATCCAGGAAGTTACGCAAATCAAATGCACAATAGACCAAGAACATTAAAAGATGCACTCGAAGTTGTCAATGAGAG GAAAGATGTAAATGTTAAAGAGGCAGCCGACACAGACGGATTTGACCCAAACCGGCCTTCACGTATCGCTGATGCATATCAGTCTCTGTATGCAAATGAGTGGAAGCTCGCACTCTCGGCAATAAAACGTGCTGCTGTTATAGAGGAAACAGCGATAGAATGTTTGCTTTACATCCTTACG GAAGCCTACAAAGAATGTATAGACGAAGCCGAAGCCCAAATTTTACAGTTCGAGCATGCAGCCCTTAATATTGTTACAGACGGAAAATATACAAAG TATGATAAGGATATATTCGGCAGAACTGGAAATGTCAAACATATGCTACAATATCGTAAAGAAGTATCTGATCTATCAGTGAAACGACTACAAGAC TCGTTTCTTACAAAGACATTGCCAGTAATTCACCGACGGTATGGTGTAAAGAAAGATGATTATATTGACAGCTATAGCCGCCAGTGTATTGTTGTGACATGGAGGATGGTGATACAGGACCCTCCTTTGCACATTGACATTGTTGAACCAGACAAAAACATTGACTTTAATCATAGCTTATATCGGCCATTTTCTAAATCTGGTGATAATATCCGTTTCCTGGTATGGCCTGTGTTGAGAATTTACAAAAAAGGACCTGTCTTATGTCAAGGTGTTGCTCAAGGATAA
- the LOC123557137 gene encoding uncharacterized protein LOC123557137 codes for MALTKGALELLFDRLHHNQNKYIPGILQDAIDEYRMLAAELDREERRKVNYIRSMIEYCSAARWGLARNQLEPAEEEYYRYFFRKLTQAKRIKRSPVALLSGLPSDQRRESKSLDPRKLNTRQSSGTHALQKVAATRPASETIQKSTRKSTDLSDLSTIQKITQKFEEIYKNEWADALDELEHFKINERDAITCLLKVVLDAYRVCTVEADSQIAKLENAASSILLEGVNSYGEKPEGRRSYLMEYRRGIAYVCGERLQETFIRRYLPEIIRSIGVYQKVRIHGPVHKYASQCVAICWAMAIIDPQVYVVDDRDKPRLFNRELYKTYSNSGLSVDYYVWPPLFSHKGGKLLSKGIAQGH; via the exons ATGGCACTAACAAAGGGTGCTCTGGAATTATTGTTTGACCGTTTGCATCATAACCAGAATAAATATATACCCGGGATACTTCAAGATGCCATTGACGAGTACAGGATGCTGGCCGCCGAGTTAGATAGGGAGGAGAGAAGAAAGGTAAATTACATCAGGTCAATGATAGAGTATTGCAGTGCTGCCAGATGGGGTTTGGCGAGAAATCAGCTTGAACCTGCTGAAGAGGAATATTACAGATATTTCTTCAGAAAACTTACACAAGCAAAACGG ataaaaagatctCCAGTCGCGCTACTTTCGGGCTTACCAAGCGATCAAAGAAGGGAAAGTAAATCATTGGACCCGAGAAAACTCAATACACGACAATCTTCAGGAACACATGCTTTACAAAAGGTCGCTGCTACAAGGCCTGCTTCAGA AACCATTCAGAAGTCAACGAGAAAATCTACAGATCTCAGTGACTTAAGCACTATACAGAAGATAACacaaaagtttgaagaaatttacaaaaacgAATGGGCGGATGCCCTCGATGAGTTGGAACATTTCAAGATAAACGAGAGAGACGCTATCACATGTTTACTTAAAGTAGTGCTG GATGCTTACCGAGTGTGTACTGTCGAGGCGGACTCACAGATTGCAAAGCTGGAAAACGCAGCCTCAAGTATATTACTTGAAGGAGTCAAT TCATATGGTGAAAAACCTGAAGGCCGCAGGTCATACCTGATGGAATATAGACGTGGTATTGCCTATGTATGCGGAGAAAGACTGCAAGAG ACGTTCATACGCCGCTATCTACCAGAAATTATCCGAAGCATCGGTGTCTACCAAAAGGTTCGAATTCATGGGCCTGTACATAAGTACGCAAGTCAGTGTGTAGCTATCTGCTGGGCTATGGCCATAATTGATCCACAGGTGTACGTTGTGGATGACAGAGACAAACCGAGACTCTTTAATAGAGAGTTATACAAAACATATTCCAATTCCGGTCTGTCCGTCGATTACTATGTTTGGCCGCCGCTGTTTTCTCACAAAGGCGGAAAATTGTTGTCAAAAGGAATTGCGCAAGGACATTGA